The following are encoded in a window of Gasterosteus aculeatus chromosome 5, fGasAcu3.hap1.1, whole genome shotgun sequence genomic DNA:
- the exoc7 gene encoding exocyst complex component 7 isoform X6 — MIPTEDASARKREIEEKLKQEQETLSFIRENLEKSDQQTKGMVSILSSFESRLMQLENSIIPVHKQTENLQCLQENVDKTLSCMDHVISYYHVAKDTDRIIREGPTGRLDEYLACIAKIQKAVEYFQDNNPDSPELNTVKARFEKGKELLEAEFRSLLTRYSKPVPPILILDAISVDEELEVQEDVVLEHLPEAVLQDIICIAGWLVEYGRNQDFMNVYFQIRSNQLDRSIKGLKDHFRKNSASSGVLYSPAVQTKRKDTPTKKAPKRPGTIRKAQNLLKQYSQHGLDGKKGGSNLTPLEGKDDVLDVEIDSYIHSISAFVKLAQSEYALLAEIIPEHHQKKTFDSLIQEALDNLMLEGDNIVSAARRAIMRHDYSAVLTIFPILRHLKMNKAEFDSTLQGTAASTKNKLPTLITSMETIGAKALEEFADSIKNDPDKEYNMPKDGTVHELTSNAILFLQQLLDFHETAGAMLASQETSSSASSYTSEFNKRLLSSYICKVLGNLQLNLLSKSKVYEDSALSAIFLHNNYNYILKSLEKSELIQLVTVTQKKAENSYRELIEQQIQTYQHSWVKVTEHLTNRNMPVFQAGTKLKDKERQVIKDKFKGFNEGLEELCKIQKGWAIPDKEQRDFIRQAQRRVVSEAYRAFLHRCANISFTKNPEKYHKYRPEEVEEMIEKLFDTSA; from the exons ATGATTCCCACCGAGGACGCGTCCGCCAGGAAGCGGGAGATCGAGGAGAAGCTGAAGcag GAACAAGAGACGCTGTCGTTCATCCGGGAAAACCTGGAGAAGAGTGATCAGCAGACAAAGGGCATG GTCTCCATCCTGTCGTCCTTCGAGAGCCGCCTGATGCAGCTGGAGAACTCCATCATCCCCGTCCACAAGCAGACGGAGAATCTGCAGTGTCTGCAGGAGAACGTGGACAAGACCCTGTCGTGCATGGACCACGTCATCAGCTACTACCACGTGGCCAAGGACACCGACCGGATCATCCGGGAGGG GCCGACCGGCAGGCTGGACGAGTATCTCGCTTGCATTGCAAAGATTCAGAAAGCGGTGGAATACTTCCAAGACAACAACCCCGACAGCCCCGAGCTCAACACCGTG AAAGCGCGCTTTGAGAAAGGcaaagagctgctggaggccgagTTCCGCAGCCTGCTGACCCGCTACAGTAAACCCGTCCCCCCGATTCTCATCCTGGACGCCATCAGCGTGGACGAGGAGCTGGAGGTCCAGGAGGACGTGGTGCTGGAGCACCTCCCCGAGGCCGTGCTGCAGGACATCATCTGCATCGCCGGCTGGCTGGTGGAGTACGGACGCAACCAGG ACTTCATGAACGTCTACTTCCAGATCCGCTCCAACCAGCTGGATCGCTCCATCAAAGGCCTGAAGGATCACTTCCGCAAGAACAGCGCCTCCTCTGGCGTCCTCTACTCGCCCGCCGTCCAGACCAAGCGCAAGGACACGCCCACCAAGAAGGCCCCCAAGAGACCAG GGACCATTCGCAAGGCTCAGAACCTTCTGAAACAGTACTCACAGCATGGGCTGGATGGGAAAAAGGGGGGCTCTAACCTCACTCCTTTGGAAG GGAAAGACGACGTGCTGGACGTGGAGATCGACTCCTACATCCACTCCATCAGCGCCTTCGTGAAGCTGGCCCAGAGCGAGTACGCCCTGCTGGCCGAGATCATCCCTGAGCACCACCAGAAGAAGACCTTCGACTCGCTCATTCAG GAGGCGCTGGACAACCTGATGCTGGAGGGAGACAACATCGTGTCTGCAGCTCGTAGAGCCATAATGCGCCACGACTACTCGGCCGTGCTCACCATCTTCCCCATCCTCCGGCACCTGAAGATGAACAAGGCCGAGTTCGACTCCACGCTGCAG GGCACGGCGGCGAGCACCAAGAACAAGCTGCCGACCCTCATCACCTCGATGGAAACCATTGGAGCCAAAGCTCTGGAGGAGTTTGCAGACAGCATCAAG aACGATCCGGACAAAGAGTACAACATGCCCAAGGACGGAACGGTCCACGAGCTGACCAGCAAC GCCATCctgttcctgcagcagctgctggactTCCACGAGACGGCCGGAGCCATGCTGGCCTCTCAAG AGACCAGCTCATCGGCCAGCAGCTACACCTCCGAGTTCAACAAGCGCCTCCTCAGCAGCTACATCT GCAAAGTGCTGGGGAACCTGCAGCTGAACCTGCTCAGCAAGTCCAAGGTGTACGAGGACTCGGCCCTCAGCGCCATCTTCCtccacaacaactacaactacatcCTGAAGTCGCTGGAGAA GTCCGAGCTCATCCAGCTGGTGACGGTGACCCAGAAGAAGGCGGAGAACTCGTACCGGGAGCTGATCGAGCAGCAGATCCAGACGTACCAGCACAG CTGGGTGAAGGTCACCGAGCACCTGACCAACAGGAACATGCCGGTCTTCCAAGCCGGCACCAAG CTGAAGGACAAAGAGCGCCAGGTGATAAAAGACAAGTTCAAG GGCTTCAACGAGGGGCTGGAGGAGCTGTGTAAGATCCAGAAGGGCTGGGCCATCCCCGACAAGGAGCAGCGCGACTTCATCCGCCAGGCGCAGAGGAGGGTGGTGTCCGAGGCCTACAGGGCCTTTCTGCACAG ATGTGCCAACATCTCCTTCACCAAGAACCCTGAGAAGTACCACAAGTATCGgcctgaggaggtggaggagatgataGAGAAGCTGTTCGACACCTCGgcctga
- the exoc7 gene encoding exocyst complex component 7 isoform X3: MIPTEDASARKREIEEKLKQEQETLSFIRENLEKSDQQTKGMVSILSSFESRLMQLENSIIPVHKQTENLQCLQENVDKTLSCMDHVISYYHVAKDTDRIIREGPTGRLDEYLACIAKIQKAVEYFQDNNPDSPELNTVKARFEKGKELLEAEFRSLLTRYSKPVPPILILDAISVDEELEVQEDVVLEHLPEAVLQDIICIAGWLVEYGRNQDFMNVYFQIRSNQLDRSIKGLKDHFRKNSASSGVLYSPAVQTKRKDTPTKKAPKRPGTIRKAQNLLKQYSQHGLDGKKGGSNLTPLEGKDDVLDVEIDSYIHSISAFVKLAQSEYALLAEIIPEHHQKKTFDSLIQEALDNLMLEGDNIVSAARRAIMRHDYSAVLTIFPILRHLKMNKAEFDSTLQGTAASTKNKLPTLITSMETIGAKALEEFADSIKNDPDKEYNMPKDGTVHELTSNAILFLQQLLDFHETAGAMLASQVLGDTYNIPLDPRETSSSASSYTSEFNKRLLSSYICKVLGNLQLNLLSKSKVYEDSALSAIFLHNNYNYILKSLEKSELIQLVTVTQKKAENSYRELIEQQIQTYQHSWVKVTEHLTNRNMPVFQAGTKLKDKERQVIKDKFKGFNEGLEELCKIQKGWAIPDKEQRDFIRQAQRRVVSEAYRAFLHRCANISFTKNPEKYHKYRPEEVEEMIEKLFDTSA; encoded by the exons ATGATTCCCACCGAGGACGCGTCCGCCAGGAAGCGGGAGATCGAGGAGAAGCTGAAGcag GAACAAGAGACGCTGTCGTTCATCCGGGAAAACCTGGAGAAGAGTGATCAGCAGACAAAGGGCATG GTCTCCATCCTGTCGTCCTTCGAGAGCCGCCTGATGCAGCTGGAGAACTCCATCATCCCCGTCCACAAGCAGACGGAGAATCTGCAGTGTCTGCAGGAGAACGTGGACAAGACCCTGTCGTGCATGGACCACGTCATCAGCTACTACCACGTGGCCAAGGACACCGACCGGATCATCCGGGAGGG GCCGACCGGCAGGCTGGACGAGTATCTCGCTTGCATTGCAAAGATTCAGAAAGCGGTGGAATACTTCCAAGACAACAACCCCGACAGCCCCGAGCTCAACACCGTG AAAGCGCGCTTTGAGAAAGGcaaagagctgctggaggccgagTTCCGCAGCCTGCTGACCCGCTACAGTAAACCCGTCCCCCCGATTCTCATCCTGGACGCCATCAGCGTGGACGAGGAGCTGGAGGTCCAGGAGGACGTGGTGCTGGAGCACCTCCCCGAGGCCGTGCTGCAGGACATCATCTGCATCGCCGGCTGGCTGGTGGAGTACGGACGCAACCAGG ACTTCATGAACGTCTACTTCCAGATCCGCTCCAACCAGCTGGATCGCTCCATCAAAGGCCTGAAGGATCACTTCCGCAAGAACAGCGCCTCCTCTGGCGTCCTCTACTCGCCCGCCGTCCAGACCAAGCGCAAGGACACGCCCACCAAGAAGGCCCCCAAGAGACCAG GGACCATTCGCAAGGCTCAGAACCTTCTGAAACAGTACTCACAGCATGGGCTGGATGGGAAAAAGGGGGGCTCTAACCTCACTCCTTTGGAAG GGAAAGACGACGTGCTGGACGTGGAGATCGACTCCTACATCCACTCCATCAGCGCCTTCGTGAAGCTGGCCCAGAGCGAGTACGCCCTGCTGGCCGAGATCATCCCTGAGCACCACCAGAAGAAGACCTTCGACTCGCTCATTCAG GAGGCGCTGGACAACCTGATGCTGGAGGGAGACAACATCGTGTCTGCAGCTCGTAGAGCCATAATGCGCCACGACTACTCGGCCGTGCTCACCATCTTCCCCATCCTCCGGCACCTGAAGATGAACAAGGCCGAGTTCGACTCCACGCTGCAG GGCACGGCGGCGAGCACCAAGAACAAGCTGCCGACCCTCATCACCTCGATGGAAACCATTGGAGCCAAAGCTCTGGAGGAGTTTGCAGACAGCATCAAG aACGATCCGGACAAAGAGTACAACATGCCCAAGGACGGAACGGTCCACGAGCTGACCAGCAAC GCCATCctgttcctgcagcagctgctggactTCCACGAGACGGCCGGAGCCATGCTGGCCTCTCAAG TACTGGGGGACACTTACAATATCCCTTTAGACCCCCGAG AGACCAGCTCATCGGCCAGCAGCTACACCTCCGAGTTCAACAAGCGCCTCCTCAGCAGCTACATCT GCAAAGTGCTGGGGAACCTGCAGCTGAACCTGCTCAGCAAGTCCAAGGTGTACGAGGACTCGGCCCTCAGCGCCATCTTCCtccacaacaactacaactacatcCTGAAGTCGCTGGAGAA GTCCGAGCTCATCCAGCTGGTGACGGTGACCCAGAAGAAGGCGGAGAACTCGTACCGGGAGCTGATCGAGCAGCAGATCCAGACGTACCAGCACAG CTGGGTGAAGGTCACCGAGCACCTGACCAACAGGAACATGCCGGTCTTCCAAGCCGGCACCAAG CTGAAGGACAAAGAGCGCCAGGTGATAAAAGACAAGTTCAAG GGCTTCAACGAGGGGCTGGAGGAGCTGTGTAAGATCCAGAAGGGCTGGGCCATCCCCGACAAGGAGCAGCGCGACTTCATCCGCCAGGCGCAGAGGAGGGTGGTGTCCGAGGCCTACAGGGCCTTTCTGCACAG ATGTGCCAACATCTCCTTCACCAAGAACCCTGAGAAGTACCACAAGTATCGgcctgaggaggtggaggagatgataGAGAAGCTGTTCGACACCTCGgcctga
- the exoc7 gene encoding exocyst complex component 7 isoform X4 — protein MIPTEDASARKREIEEKLKQEQETLSFIRENLEKSDQQTKGMVSILSSFESRLMQLENSIIPVHKQTENLQCLQENVDKTLSCMDHVISYYHVAKDTDRIIREGPTGRLDEYLACIAKIQKAVEYFQDNNPDSPELNTVKARFEKGKELLEAEFRSLLTRYSKPVPPILILDAISVDEELEVQEDVVLEHLPEAVLQDIICIAGWLVEYGRNQDFMNVYFQIRSNQLDRSIKGLKDHFRKNSASSGVLYSPAVQTKRKDTPTKKAPKRPVYIAGHDHDPRVKHPSDVLSEKHGAASGKDDVLDVEIDSYIHSISAFVKLAQSEYALLAEIIPEHHQKKTFDSLIQEALDNLMLEGDNIVSAARRAIMRHDYSAVLTIFPILRHLKMNKAEFDSTLQGTAASTKNKLPTLITSMETIGAKALEEFADSIKNDPDKEYNMPKDGTVHELTSNAILFLQQLLDFHETAGAMLASQVLGDTYNIPLDPRETSSSASSYTSEFNKRLLSSYICKVLGNLQLNLLSKSKVYEDSALSAIFLHNNYNYILKSLEKSELIQLVTVTQKKAENSYRELIEQQIQTYQHSWVKVTEHLTNRNMPVFQAGTKLKDKERQVIKDKFKGFNEGLEELCKIQKGWAIPDKEQRDFIRQAQRRVVSEAYRAFLHRCANISFTKNPEKYHKYRPEEVEEMIEKLFDTSA, from the exons ATGATTCCCACCGAGGACGCGTCCGCCAGGAAGCGGGAGATCGAGGAGAAGCTGAAGcag GAACAAGAGACGCTGTCGTTCATCCGGGAAAACCTGGAGAAGAGTGATCAGCAGACAAAGGGCATG GTCTCCATCCTGTCGTCCTTCGAGAGCCGCCTGATGCAGCTGGAGAACTCCATCATCCCCGTCCACAAGCAGACGGAGAATCTGCAGTGTCTGCAGGAGAACGTGGACAAGACCCTGTCGTGCATGGACCACGTCATCAGCTACTACCACGTGGCCAAGGACACCGACCGGATCATCCGGGAGGG GCCGACCGGCAGGCTGGACGAGTATCTCGCTTGCATTGCAAAGATTCAGAAAGCGGTGGAATACTTCCAAGACAACAACCCCGACAGCCCCGAGCTCAACACCGTG AAAGCGCGCTTTGAGAAAGGcaaagagctgctggaggccgagTTCCGCAGCCTGCTGACCCGCTACAGTAAACCCGTCCCCCCGATTCTCATCCTGGACGCCATCAGCGTGGACGAGGAGCTGGAGGTCCAGGAGGACGTGGTGCTGGAGCACCTCCCCGAGGCCGTGCTGCAGGACATCATCTGCATCGCCGGCTGGCTGGTGGAGTACGGACGCAACCAGG ACTTCATGAACGTCTACTTCCAGATCCGCTCCAACCAGCTGGATCGCTCCATCAAAGGCCTGAAGGATCACTTCCGCAAGAACAGCGCCTCCTCTGGCGTCCTCTACTCGCCCGCCGTCCAGACCAAGCGCAAGGACACGCCCACCAAGAAGGCCCCCAAGAGACCAG TCTACATCGCAG GTCACGATCACGACCCGCGGGTCAAACATCCCTCTGACGTTCTGAGCGAGAAGCACGGGGCCGCCTCAG GGAAAGACGACGTGCTGGACGTGGAGATCGACTCCTACATCCACTCCATCAGCGCCTTCGTGAAGCTGGCCCAGAGCGAGTACGCCCTGCTGGCCGAGATCATCCCTGAGCACCACCAGAAGAAGACCTTCGACTCGCTCATTCAG GAGGCGCTGGACAACCTGATGCTGGAGGGAGACAACATCGTGTCTGCAGCTCGTAGAGCCATAATGCGCCACGACTACTCGGCCGTGCTCACCATCTTCCCCATCCTCCGGCACCTGAAGATGAACAAGGCCGAGTTCGACTCCACGCTGCAG GGCACGGCGGCGAGCACCAAGAACAAGCTGCCGACCCTCATCACCTCGATGGAAACCATTGGAGCCAAAGCTCTGGAGGAGTTTGCAGACAGCATCAAG aACGATCCGGACAAAGAGTACAACATGCCCAAGGACGGAACGGTCCACGAGCTGACCAGCAAC GCCATCctgttcctgcagcagctgctggactTCCACGAGACGGCCGGAGCCATGCTGGCCTCTCAAG TACTGGGGGACACTTACAATATCCCTTTAGACCCCCGAG AGACCAGCTCATCGGCCAGCAGCTACACCTCCGAGTTCAACAAGCGCCTCCTCAGCAGCTACATCT GCAAAGTGCTGGGGAACCTGCAGCTGAACCTGCTCAGCAAGTCCAAGGTGTACGAGGACTCGGCCCTCAGCGCCATCTTCCtccacaacaactacaactacatcCTGAAGTCGCTGGAGAA GTCCGAGCTCATCCAGCTGGTGACGGTGACCCAGAAGAAGGCGGAGAACTCGTACCGGGAGCTGATCGAGCAGCAGATCCAGACGTACCAGCACAG CTGGGTGAAGGTCACCGAGCACCTGACCAACAGGAACATGCCGGTCTTCCAAGCCGGCACCAAG CTGAAGGACAAAGAGCGCCAGGTGATAAAAGACAAGTTCAAG GGCTTCAACGAGGGGCTGGAGGAGCTGTGTAAGATCCAGAAGGGCTGGGCCATCCCCGACAAGGAGCAGCGCGACTTCATCCGCCAGGCGCAGAGGAGGGTGGTGTCCGAGGCCTACAGGGCCTTTCTGCACAG ATGTGCCAACATCTCCTTCACCAAGAACCCTGAGAAGTACCACAAGTATCGgcctgaggaggtggaggagatgataGAGAAGCTGTTCGACACCTCGgcctga
- the exoc7 gene encoding exocyst complex component 7 isoform X1 translates to MIPTEDASARKREIEEKLKQEQETLSFIRENLEKSDQQTKGMVSILSSFESRLMQLENSIIPVHKQTENLQCLQENVDKTLSCMDHVISYYHVAKDTDRIIREGPTGRLDEYLACIAKIQKAVEYFQDNNPDSPELNTVKARFEKGKELLEAEFRSLLTRYSKPVPPILILDAISVDEELEVQEDVVLEHLPEAVLQDIICIAGWLVEYGRNQDFMNVYFQIRSNQLDRSIKGLKDHFRKNSASSGVLYSPAVQTKRKDTPTKKAPKRPGTIRKAQNLLKQYSQHGLDGKKGGSNLTPLEGHDHDPRVKHPSDVLSEKHGAASGKDDVLDVEIDSYIHSISAFVKLAQSEYALLAEIIPEHHQKKTFDSLIQEALDNLMLEGDNIVSAARRAIMRHDYSAVLTIFPILRHLKMNKAEFDSTLQGTAASTKNKLPTLITSMETIGAKALEEFADSIKNDPDKEYNMPKDGTVHELTSNAILFLQQLLDFHETAGAMLASQVLGDTYNIPLDPRETSSSASSYTSEFNKRLLSSYICKVLGNLQLNLLSKSKVYEDSALSAIFLHNNYNYILKSLEKSELIQLVTVTQKKAENSYRELIEQQIQTYQHSWVKVTEHLTNRNMPVFQAGTKLKDKERQVIKDKFKGFNEGLEELCKIQKGWAIPDKEQRDFIRQAQRRVVSEAYRAFLHRCANISFTKNPEKYHKYRPEEVEEMIEKLFDTSA, encoded by the exons ATGATTCCCACCGAGGACGCGTCCGCCAGGAAGCGGGAGATCGAGGAGAAGCTGAAGcag GAACAAGAGACGCTGTCGTTCATCCGGGAAAACCTGGAGAAGAGTGATCAGCAGACAAAGGGCATG GTCTCCATCCTGTCGTCCTTCGAGAGCCGCCTGATGCAGCTGGAGAACTCCATCATCCCCGTCCACAAGCAGACGGAGAATCTGCAGTGTCTGCAGGAGAACGTGGACAAGACCCTGTCGTGCATGGACCACGTCATCAGCTACTACCACGTGGCCAAGGACACCGACCGGATCATCCGGGAGGG GCCGACCGGCAGGCTGGACGAGTATCTCGCTTGCATTGCAAAGATTCAGAAAGCGGTGGAATACTTCCAAGACAACAACCCCGACAGCCCCGAGCTCAACACCGTG AAAGCGCGCTTTGAGAAAGGcaaagagctgctggaggccgagTTCCGCAGCCTGCTGACCCGCTACAGTAAACCCGTCCCCCCGATTCTCATCCTGGACGCCATCAGCGTGGACGAGGAGCTGGAGGTCCAGGAGGACGTGGTGCTGGAGCACCTCCCCGAGGCCGTGCTGCAGGACATCATCTGCATCGCCGGCTGGCTGGTGGAGTACGGACGCAACCAGG ACTTCATGAACGTCTACTTCCAGATCCGCTCCAACCAGCTGGATCGCTCCATCAAAGGCCTGAAGGATCACTTCCGCAAGAACAGCGCCTCCTCTGGCGTCCTCTACTCGCCCGCCGTCCAGACCAAGCGCAAGGACACGCCCACCAAGAAGGCCCCCAAGAGACCAG GGACCATTCGCAAGGCTCAGAACCTTCTGAAACAGTACTCACAGCATGGGCTGGATGGGAAAAAGGGGGGCTCTAACCTCACTCCTTTGGAAG GTCACGATCACGACCCGCGGGTCAAACATCCCTCTGACGTTCTGAGCGAGAAGCACGGGGCCGCCTCAG GGAAAGACGACGTGCTGGACGTGGAGATCGACTCCTACATCCACTCCATCAGCGCCTTCGTGAAGCTGGCCCAGAGCGAGTACGCCCTGCTGGCCGAGATCATCCCTGAGCACCACCAGAAGAAGACCTTCGACTCGCTCATTCAG GAGGCGCTGGACAACCTGATGCTGGAGGGAGACAACATCGTGTCTGCAGCTCGTAGAGCCATAATGCGCCACGACTACTCGGCCGTGCTCACCATCTTCCCCATCCTCCGGCACCTGAAGATGAACAAGGCCGAGTTCGACTCCACGCTGCAG GGCACGGCGGCGAGCACCAAGAACAAGCTGCCGACCCTCATCACCTCGATGGAAACCATTGGAGCCAAAGCTCTGGAGGAGTTTGCAGACAGCATCAAG aACGATCCGGACAAAGAGTACAACATGCCCAAGGACGGAACGGTCCACGAGCTGACCAGCAAC GCCATCctgttcctgcagcagctgctggactTCCACGAGACGGCCGGAGCCATGCTGGCCTCTCAAG TACTGGGGGACACTTACAATATCCCTTTAGACCCCCGAG AGACCAGCTCATCGGCCAGCAGCTACACCTCCGAGTTCAACAAGCGCCTCCTCAGCAGCTACATCT GCAAAGTGCTGGGGAACCTGCAGCTGAACCTGCTCAGCAAGTCCAAGGTGTACGAGGACTCGGCCCTCAGCGCCATCTTCCtccacaacaactacaactacatcCTGAAGTCGCTGGAGAA GTCCGAGCTCATCCAGCTGGTGACGGTGACCCAGAAGAAGGCGGAGAACTCGTACCGGGAGCTGATCGAGCAGCAGATCCAGACGTACCAGCACAG CTGGGTGAAGGTCACCGAGCACCTGACCAACAGGAACATGCCGGTCTTCCAAGCCGGCACCAAG CTGAAGGACAAAGAGCGCCAGGTGATAAAAGACAAGTTCAAG GGCTTCAACGAGGGGCTGGAGGAGCTGTGTAAGATCCAGAAGGGCTGGGCCATCCCCGACAAGGAGCAGCGCGACTTCATCCGCCAGGCGCAGAGGAGGGTGGTGTCCGAGGCCTACAGGGCCTTTCTGCACAG ATGTGCCAACATCTCCTTCACCAAGAACCCTGAGAAGTACCACAAGTATCGgcctgaggaggtggaggagatgataGAGAAGCTGTTCGACACCTCGgcctga
- the exoc7 gene encoding exocyst complex component 7 isoform X9: MIPTEDASARKREIEEKLKQEQETLSFIRENLEKSDQQTKGMVSILSSFESRLMQLENSIIPVHKQTENLQCLQENVDKTLSCMDHVISYYHVAKDTDRIIREGPTGRLDEYLACIAKIQKAVEYFQDNNPDSPELNTVKARFEKGKELLEAEFRSLLTRYSKPVPPILILDAISVDEELEVQEDVVLEHLPEAVLQDIICIAGWLVEYGRNQDFMNVYFQIRSNQLDRSIKGLKDHFRKNSASSGVLYSPAVQTKRKDTPTKKAPKRPGKDDVLDVEIDSYIHSISAFVKLAQSEYALLAEIIPEHHQKKTFDSLIQEALDNLMLEGDNIVSAARRAIMRHDYSAVLTIFPILRHLKMNKAEFDSTLQGTAASTKNKLPTLITSMETIGAKALEEFADSIKNDPDKEYNMPKDGTVHELTSNAILFLQQLLDFHETAGAMLASQVLGDTYNIPLDPRETSSSASSYTSEFNKRLLSSYICKVLGNLQLNLLSKSKVYEDSALSAIFLHNNYNYILKSLEKSELIQLVTVTQKKAENSYRELIEQQIQTYQHSWVKVTEHLTNRNMPVFQAGTKLKDKERQVIKDKFKGFNEGLEELCKIQKGWAIPDKEQRDFIRQAQRRVVSEAYRAFLHRCANISFTKNPEKYHKYRPEEVEEMIEKLFDTSA, from the exons ATGATTCCCACCGAGGACGCGTCCGCCAGGAAGCGGGAGATCGAGGAGAAGCTGAAGcag GAACAAGAGACGCTGTCGTTCATCCGGGAAAACCTGGAGAAGAGTGATCAGCAGACAAAGGGCATG GTCTCCATCCTGTCGTCCTTCGAGAGCCGCCTGATGCAGCTGGAGAACTCCATCATCCCCGTCCACAAGCAGACGGAGAATCTGCAGTGTCTGCAGGAGAACGTGGACAAGACCCTGTCGTGCATGGACCACGTCATCAGCTACTACCACGTGGCCAAGGACACCGACCGGATCATCCGGGAGGG GCCGACCGGCAGGCTGGACGAGTATCTCGCTTGCATTGCAAAGATTCAGAAAGCGGTGGAATACTTCCAAGACAACAACCCCGACAGCCCCGAGCTCAACACCGTG AAAGCGCGCTTTGAGAAAGGcaaagagctgctggaggccgagTTCCGCAGCCTGCTGACCCGCTACAGTAAACCCGTCCCCCCGATTCTCATCCTGGACGCCATCAGCGTGGACGAGGAGCTGGAGGTCCAGGAGGACGTGGTGCTGGAGCACCTCCCCGAGGCCGTGCTGCAGGACATCATCTGCATCGCCGGCTGGCTGGTGGAGTACGGACGCAACCAGG ACTTCATGAACGTCTACTTCCAGATCCGCTCCAACCAGCTGGATCGCTCCATCAAAGGCCTGAAGGATCACTTCCGCAAGAACAGCGCCTCCTCTGGCGTCCTCTACTCGCCCGCCGTCCAGACCAAGCGCAAGGACACGCCCACCAAGAAGGCCCCCAAGAGACCAG GGAAAGACGACGTGCTGGACGTGGAGATCGACTCCTACATCCACTCCATCAGCGCCTTCGTGAAGCTGGCCCAGAGCGAGTACGCCCTGCTGGCCGAGATCATCCCTGAGCACCACCAGAAGAAGACCTTCGACTCGCTCATTCAG GAGGCGCTGGACAACCTGATGCTGGAGGGAGACAACATCGTGTCTGCAGCTCGTAGAGCCATAATGCGCCACGACTACTCGGCCGTGCTCACCATCTTCCCCATCCTCCGGCACCTGAAGATGAACAAGGCCGAGTTCGACTCCACGCTGCAG GGCACGGCGGCGAGCACCAAGAACAAGCTGCCGACCCTCATCACCTCGATGGAAACCATTGGAGCCAAAGCTCTGGAGGAGTTTGCAGACAGCATCAAG aACGATCCGGACAAAGAGTACAACATGCCCAAGGACGGAACGGTCCACGAGCTGACCAGCAAC GCCATCctgttcctgcagcagctgctggactTCCACGAGACGGCCGGAGCCATGCTGGCCTCTCAAG TACTGGGGGACACTTACAATATCCCTTTAGACCCCCGAG AGACCAGCTCATCGGCCAGCAGCTACACCTCCGAGTTCAACAAGCGCCTCCTCAGCAGCTACATCT GCAAAGTGCTGGGGAACCTGCAGCTGAACCTGCTCAGCAAGTCCAAGGTGTACGAGGACTCGGCCCTCAGCGCCATCTTCCtccacaacaactacaactacatcCTGAAGTCGCTGGAGAA GTCCGAGCTCATCCAGCTGGTGACGGTGACCCAGAAGAAGGCGGAGAACTCGTACCGGGAGCTGATCGAGCAGCAGATCCAGACGTACCAGCACAG CTGGGTGAAGGTCACCGAGCACCTGACCAACAGGAACATGCCGGTCTTCCAAGCCGGCACCAAG CTGAAGGACAAAGAGCGCCAGGTGATAAAAGACAAGTTCAAG GGCTTCAACGAGGGGCTGGAGGAGCTGTGTAAGATCCAGAAGGGCTGGGCCATCCCCGACAAGGAGCAGCGCGACTTCATCCGCCAGGCGCAGAGGAGGGTGGTGTCCGAGGCCTACAGGGCCTTTCTGCACAG ATGTGCCAACATCTCCTTCACCAAGAACCCTGAGAAGTACCACAAGTATCGgcctgaggaggtggaggagatgataGAGAAGCTGTTCGACACCTCGgcctga